One Rhodococcus sp. P1Y DNA window includes the following coding sequences:
- a CDS encoding PaaI family thioesterase — MNEQASPSDAELAAIARGIFDAQPFTQWIGAELREVGRGRADIALRNRPELRQQHGFVHGGVISYLADNALTFAGGLALGGDAVTAEHKINFVRPAVGDVILARASVITVTKSQAVCQCLVYASDRNGEKIVAIAQGTISKAHSR, encoded by the coding sequence ATGAACGAACAGGCGTCACCGTCGGATGCCGAACTTGCTGCCATCGCACGCGGCATCTTCGACGCTCAGCCCTTCACCCAGTGGATTGGTGCCGAATTGCGCGAGGTCGGACGTGGTCGTGCGGACATTGCTCTTCGGAACCGTCCTGAACTTCGACAGCAGCACGGGTTCGTCCACGGCGGGGTAATCAGCTACCTCGCGGACAACGCTCTCACATTCGCCGGCGGCCTCGCCCTAGGAGGAGACGCGGTCACGGCCGAACACAAGATCAACTTCGTGCGGCCAGCCGTAGGTGACGTCATCCTTGCACGCGCGAGCGTGATCACCGTGACGAAGTCTCAAGCTGTGTGCCAGTGTCTCGTCTATGCGTCAGATCGCAACGGTGAGAAGATCGTCGCTATCGCCCAGGGGACGATCTCGAAAGCCCATAGCCGGTAG
- a CDS encoding HPP family protein, translating to MSTDVAQERSRYRARVRARVRSAAPPRPGIRSIAVATATSVVALVALAGLTMVTAEPFLIPPLAASMALVAGAPTLPLSQPRNVIGGQFLSALVGVAVGFALGNALWAAALAGGLALGVMLTTRTAHSPAAATAVIGTTGTAVAGWQFILLVTASALVLVLVGVVGHRLNRTAYPAYIW from the coding sequence ATGAGCACAGATGTTGCCCAAGAACGCTCGAGATACAGGGCACGGGTGCGGGCTCGTGTACGCAGTGCCGCCCCGCCTCGGCCAGGCATCCGGTCGATTGCGGTCGCGACAGCCACCAGCGTCGTCGCGCTGGTAGCTCTCGCGGGCCTCACCATGGTGACTGCGGAACCGTTCCTTATCCCACCGCTTGCGGCCAGTATGGCGTTGGTCGCGGGTGCTCCGACGCTCCCGCTGTCGCAACCGAGAAATGTCATCGGCGGCCAGTTCTTGTCCGCTCTTGTCGGGGTTGCTGTCGGCTTCGCACTGGGGAACGCTTTGTGGGCTGCGGCTCTTGCTGGTGGGCTGGCACTCGGGGTGATGCTTACGACCCGTACAGCGCACTCGCCGGCAGCGGCGACGGCTGTCATCGGTACGACGGGTACTGCAGTCGCGGGGTGGCAGTTCATTCTTTTGGTGACTGCGTCGGCGCTAGTGCTGGTGCTCGTGGGCGTTGTAGGACACCGATTGAACAGGACTGCGTACCCGGCCTACATATGGTGA
- a CDS encoding CGNR zinc finger domain-containing protein, whose translation MTRTREITDGVLLRPFESLATNFLSSRYYDGRRIIDLLDSRESAEHWMSTVHAHLHGPAPFLPTATQLDRLRTARTHIEALYEKVVTRTLSEADVAAFNATSSVTLSATQLGVVRIGDVDTLTFRTTSESSESNTFVALSIAAMDTLTGPRARILRKCHAPRCVLYFTQFDSRQHWCSNVCGNRARVARAAVHQRSST comes from the coding sequence ATGACCCGGACCCGAGAAATCACGGACGGGGTGCTCCTGAGGCCATTCGAGTCCTTGGCCACCAACTTCCTGAGCAGCCGCTACTACGACGGGCGACGCATCATTGACCTGCTGGATAGCCGGGAGTCCGCCGAGCACTGGATGAGCACGGTTCACGCGCACCTCCACGGGCCGGCCCCGTTTCTACCCACTGCGACACAGCTGGATAGGTTGCGGACCGCTCGTACGCACATCGAAGCTCTGTACGAGAAAGTCGTTACGCGGACTCTCTCCGAAGCCGATGTGGCCGCTTTCAACGCGACATCCAGCGTCACACTGTCGGCTACCCAGCTTGGAGTAGTAAGAATCGGCGACGTCGACACCTTGACCTTTCGCACCACCAGTGAGTCAAGCGAGTCGAATACCTTTGTCGCACTCTCGATTGCGGCGATGGATACATTGACCGGTCCGCGAGCGCGGATACTCCGAAAATGTCATGCGCCCCGGTGCGTCCTGTACTTCACCCAATTCGACTCACGTCAACATTGGTGCAGCAACGTCTGCGGAAACCGTGCCAGGGTCGCCCGTGCAGCGGTCCACCAGCGCAGCTCAACATAG